One genomic region from Nymphaea colorata isolate Beijing-Zhang1983 chromosome 12, ASM883128v2, whole genome shotgun sequence encodes:
- the LOC116266147 gene encoding mannose-specific lectin-like, with protein MAAQVVAKAIAILALLATLSSHAAAVDVLYSGQTLYAGQFLLNGPYKFIMQADCNLVLYVNGNRALWASGTNGKGSNCRAILQADANLVVYTGGKALWASGTARGSGNYRLNMQGDGNVVIYDAAGRALWATNTVQHANRKA; from the coding sequence ATGGCAGCACAAGTGGTAGCTAAAGCCATAGCCATTCTGGCTCTCCTGGCTACCCTCTCCTCCCACGCCGCTGCGGTGGATGTGCTGTACAGCGGGCAGACTCTCTATGCAGGCCAGTTCTTACTGAATGGGCCTTACAAGTTCATCATGCAGGCTGACTGCAACTTGGTGCTCTACGTCAACGGAAACAGGGCGCTGTGGGCTTCCGGCACCAACGGCAAAGGCAGCAACTGTAGGGCAATTCTACAGGCAGACGCCAACTTGGTTGTGTACACAGGAGGTAAAGCTCTTTGGGCAAGTGGGACGGCCAGAGGCTCCGGCAACTACCGCCTGAACATGCAGGGAGATGGTAACGTGGTGATCTACGATGCTGCTGGACGTGCTCTGTGGGCTACCAATACGGTTCAGCATGCGAACAGGAAAGCATAA
- the LOC116266061 gene encoding mannose-specific lectin-like → MAAKAIGILALLATLSTQAAAVDVLFSGQTLFAGQFIENGPYRFIMQYDCNLVLYINGNRALWASGTAGKGTDCRATLQKDANLVVYTGSRALWASGTARGQSNYVLIVQFDGNVVIYGPSIWATNTVQSASRKLKP, encoded by the coding sequence ATGGCAGCTAAAGCCATAGGCATACTAGCTCTCCTGGCCACACTCTCCACTCAGGCCGCTGCAGTGGATGTGCTGTTCAGTGGGCAGACTCTCTTTGCAGGTCAGTTCATAGAGAACGGGCCTTACAGGTTCATCATGCAGTACGACTGCAACCTTGTGCTCTATATCAACGGAAACAGGGCACTGTGGGCTTCCGGCACTGCCGGGAAAGGCACTGACTGTAGGGCAACCCTACAGAAAGACGCCAACTTGGTTGTCTACACGGGAAGTAGAGCTCTTTGGGCGAGTGGGACGGCGAGAGGGCAGAGCAACTACGTTCTCATAGTACAGTTCGACGGGAATGTGGTGATCTACGGCCCTTCTATCTGGGCTACCAACACAGTTCAGAGTGCCAGCAGGAAACTCAAGCCGTAG
- the LOC116265402 gene encoding mannose-specific lectin-like, whose protein sequence is MAAKAIAILALLAILSSHAAAVDVLYSGQTLYGGQFLVNGPYKFIMQADCNLVLYVNGNRVLWASGTNGKGSNCRAILQADANLVVYTGGKALWASGTARGSGNYRLNMQGDGNVVIYDAAGHALWATNTVQHRNRKI, encoded by the coding sequence ATGGCAGCTAAAGCCATAGCCATACTAGCTCTCCTGGCTATCCTCTCCTCTCACGCCGCCGCGGTGGATGTGCTCTACAGCGGGCAGACTCTCTATGGAGGCCAGTTCTTAGTGAATGGGCCTTACAAGTTCATCATGCAGGCTGACTGCAACTTGGTGCTCTACGTCAACGGAAACAGGGTGCTGTGGGCTTCCGGCACCAACGGCAAAGGCAGCAACTGTAGGGCAATTCTACAGGCAGACGCCAACTTGGTTGTGTACACGGGAGGTAAAGCTCTTTGGGCAAGTGGGACGGCCAGAGGCTCCGGCAACTACCGCCTGAACATGCAGGGAGATGGTAACGTGGTGATCTACGACGCTGCTGGACATGCTCTGTGGGCTACCAATACGGTTCAACATAGGAACAGGAAAATATAA